The DNA segment TCGGCCAGGCGCGAGGGCGGCGCCGCCTCGTCGACAAAATGAAAGCCGTTCTCTCCGGTCTCTTCGATCAGGGCCTCGATCCGGTCGGCCAGGAGGGTCGCGGGCGCCGGCTCGTAGCGTCGGATGTAATCAAGCCCGATGTCGCAGAAGGCGCATTTTTTCCAGTAACAGCCGTGCGCCACCGTCAGCTTGTTCCAGCGGCCGTCCGACCAGAGCCGGTGCATCGGATTGAGCATCTCGACCAGCGAGAGGTACTTCCGAAGCGGAAGGCCGCGATAGGTGGGCGTCCCGCTCCCGGCAAAGGAAAGCTCCGGCTCCGGCGCCGTGTCGATATATTGAACCGCTCCGTCGCGGCGAATAAAAGTCCGGCACAGCCGCCCCATCTCCGGAGCGTCGAACGCTTCCAGGAGGGCCTCGAGGGGCCGCTCTCCGGCGTCGAGGGTGACGTAGTCCACGAAATCGAAGAGGCGCGGCTCGGACAACTCCCTCAGCTCCGTGTTGACGTACCCCCCTCCGAGCGCGATTTTGACGCCGGGATACCGCCGGCGGATGAACGCGGCGGAGCGGAGCGCGCCGTACAGATTTCCGGGGAAGGGAATCGTGATCCCGACGAGATGGGGCCCGACGGCTTTCATCTCCCGATCCAGGACCTCCTCCAGCATCCGGTCGATCAGACCGGGCGGTTCTTGTAGCGCCTGGCCGAGCGGGTCGAAGGAGGTCGCGGAGGTCGCAAGGCGTTCGGCGTAGCGGCTGAGCCCGAAGCGGGGATCGACCGTCGCCCGAATGAGATCGGCCAGATCGTCCAGATAAAGGGAGGCGAGGTGCTTCGCGCGATCGGTCAGGCCGAGGCTCCCGAAGGCCCAATGATCGTCGTCCAGGTTCAAAAACCGGGGCCCTTCCGGCAGAAATCGGCGACGGCCGATCAACGTCGCCCGGGAAGGATCGCTCCCCTGCAGAAACCGGATCACCGGCTCGATCGTGTCGAGATAACGATCCTTCAACAAGAGGGCCCGCTCGATCGCCGGGCCGGACATCCGATTCCGCGCCGCGACGGAATCGATCGCGTCAAAAAGACGGATCAGACCCGGGCGGGAAAAGAGCGTCAGAAAGGTTTCGAGGCCCAGATCGGCCTGGAAGACCGTGTCGATTTTGGACCGAAGATAGCCGGTCAGGTAAGCCGTCGCGGGATAAGGGGTGTTCAGCTGGGTGAAGGGCGGAGTCAGGAGAAGTAGGCGCGGCATGACGAAACGTATTTTGGCACCCCTTTCCTTGAAAGTCAAACCGCGCGGCGTTGATCTTGACGCCCGTCCGGAGTACCATAGATCGCCGTGACAGGGGGAAAAGTCAACCCGATTTAAAAGGATGAAATGGAAAAGGGCCTTCAACTTCGCGACGCGCGCGCGGGGGATCGGGACGCGATCCGGACCGTGACGCTGGCCGCCTTCCGGGAATACGCGGCCGTGATGCCCGCGCACTGGGAGAGGTACCGGCAGGGAATTTTGAACGCGCTCGCCGAGGCCGGTTCCGCCGAGCAAATCGTGGCCGAGCGGGACGGCGCGATCGCGGGCGCCGTCCTGCTGTACCCGGCCGGAACCGTTTTTTCCCGTCCGGACGGCGCCCGCGTCACGATCGAGCGCCCGGAAGTCCGTTTGCTGGCCGTCGCGCCGGCCGAGCGGGGTCGGGGCATCGGGGCCGCGCTGCTGAGCGAATGCATCGGGCGCGCCCGCCGCGGGGGCGCCGCCGACCTGACCT comes from the Nitrospiria bacterium genome and includes:
- a CDS encoding radical SAM protein, giving the protein MPRLLLLTPPFTQLNTPYPATAYLTGYLRSKIDTVFQADLGLETFLTLFSRPGLIRLFDAIDSVAARNRMSGPAIERALLLKDRYLDTIEPVIRFLQGSDPSRATLIGRRRFLPEGPRFLNLDDDHWAFGSLGLTDRAKHLASLYLDDLADLIRATVDPRFGLSRYAERLATSATSFDPLGQALQEPPGLIDRMLEEVLDREMKAVGPHLVGITIPFPGNLYGALRSAAFIRRRYPGVKIALGGGYVNTELRELSEPRLFDFVDYVTLDAGERPLEALLEAFDAPEMGRLCRTFIRRDGAVQYIDTAPEPELSFAGSGTPTYRGLPLRKYLSLVEMLNPMHRLWSDGRWNKLTVAHGCYWKKCAFCDIGLDYIRRYEPAPATLLADRIEALIEETGENGFHFVDEAAPPSRLADLALELLDRGRAISWWGNIRFEEAFTPDLCRLLSASGCIAVTGGMEVASDRLLALMEKGITVAQVARVARAFTEAGIMVHAYLMYGFPTETAGETIESLERVRQLFAAGMLHSAFWHRFTATRHSPVGLNPGAYGITITGPAPGRFANNDLTHVDPSGCDPERFGPGLAKAIYNYMHGVGFDADVRTFFDFPLPKPKVPRNLVKAALAAAPSFRDDRERRMVWLGGVPAVSKGSSLFLPGWGEDRKIRVEPSIAAWLRSLLHESRPRGRKGAPYPRLADAARRYPAKSKKSFGVFLKSREWKAVREAGLLLL
- a CDS encoding GNAT family N-acetyltransferase, encoding MEKGLQLRDARAGDRDAIRTVTLAAFREYAAVMPAHWERYRQGILNALAEAGSAEQIVAERDGAIAGAVLLYPAGTVFSRPDGARVTIERPEVRLLAVAPAERGRGIGAALLSECIGRARRGGAADLTLHTSDFMRAGQRMYERMGFVRAPELDFHPSPGLTVMGYRLRLGDPAS